A single Mixta hanseatica DNA region contains:
- a CDS encoding TrbM/KikA/MpfK family conjugal transfer protein: MKTILTALILSATLVTSSGALAATALAPFEGVSSDPGEESPDSGDPCVAVTCLYGQMTGNSQNECNAAVKAFKSIKATKKHGIFDPTKTLKKRTNFLNGCPSADPDIVKQILKKFGKLKSF; this comes from the coding sequence ATGAAAACAATTTTAACTGCTTTAATTCTTTCAGCAACGCTTGTTACTTCATCTGGTGCGTTGGCTGCTACCGCGCTAGCACCATTTGAAGGGGTGTCCTCTGATCCTGGCGAGGAAAGCCCCGACAGCGGCGATCCGTGCGTTGCTGTGACGTGTTTATATGGTCAAATGACAGGGAACAGCCAGAACGAGTGTAATGCTGCGGTTAAGGCTTTCAAATCCATTAAGGCCACTAAAAAGCATGGTATCTTTGATCCCACAAAGACGCTTAAAAAGCGTACAAACTTTTTGAATGGTTGCCCTTCGGCAGATCCTGATATTGTTAAGCAGATTTTGAAAAAGTTCGGAAAGCTGAAAAGTTTTTGA
- a CDS encoding DUF7352 domain-containing protein, whose protein sequence is MNQSSVWIFILFIIFCLAFALYNSQKKKKRNMKYSTGQKTLNTSGVILKYELEPNMRSALMLPASAEIITIKGIGDSVYIWAIVPENQINVKRVFNVIPTGGSVPENTTYIGTAYPESHVFHIFEENQ, encoded by the coding sequence ATGAATCAATCATCGGTTTGGATTTTTATACTCTTTATAATATTTTGTTTAGCCTTTGCTCTTTATAACTCGCAAAAGAAAAAAAAGCGCAATATGAAATACAGTACAGGCCAGAAAACTCTAAACACGTCCGGCGTGATTCTTAAGTACGAGTTAGAGCCTAATATGAGAAGTGCGCTAATGTTGCCAGCTAGCGCAGAAATCATAACCATAAAGGGTATTGGTGATTCTGTTTATATTTGGGCTATTGTTCCCGAAAATCAGATAAACGTTAAACGTGTTTTTAATGTCATACCAACAGGTGGAAGTGTACCAGAAAATACAACTTATATTGGTACAGCATACCCTGAAAGCCATGTGTTCCACATTTTCGAGGAAAACCAGTAG
- a CDS encoding type IA DNA topoisomerase, whose product MILTIAEKPELAEIIAKAFGGEVKKNGYWECANNNFVTWCYGHMLVLTPPDKVNPSYKTWVMADLPMDLTEVSHEIKTTENGYVERQYKIITDLLRKSSSVINAGDPDDEGELLVREILWKENYNKPVQRLLLNDLNVNAAKKALSKLQDGNSEKFMRLALKALARAKGDQIYGLNMTRYYTLLNRQHGGNGKLTCGRVQTPMLGLIVKRYEDFKNHVKSNYYDVYSSHDILKSVYLKLIADDKFATDGKILSPEVAENIKSACVMKPSTVVVAKVEDKHTPPPLPFDLLGLQAYMLKDNIDPTETMEITQKLRSKEIAAISYNRSDCRYLTSDQYDEAPATLEALKKYISGGILESVINNNGFDIKRKGIAFNDDNVSAHTGIIPSAEPRNLDKLTSKEKKVYEAIVLRYLLQFLDDKKYQSAKVIIECEGYRFGGSATKLVSPGWTALEAEDSDDDSTEENTDSAFDAISAVNVDDVGVCNDVRVDKKETKPLPVYTMKTFLEDLKRVSRYVTDPHIKQLLLSKDKGKKGERGGIGTPATRATIISNLESTGYFTVQNGKLIPTEKGIGFIKNLPVAVTAPDMTALWHEQQMMIMEGDLELGDFIININNTVKELMNPELSHGIVSAAQNFADNKPVGKCFCCSSEMKLTPKVYACQNEGCGFKIWRKISEKELTDNQMQLLMNAGRTKVIKGFKSKAGKSFEAALVIDKEQKRVTFEFAARKA is encoded by the coding sequence ATGATTTTAACTATTGCAGAAAAACCGGAATTAGCCGAAATTATTGCTAAAGCTTTCGGCGGTGAAGTAAAGAAAAATGGTTATTGGGAATGTGCAAATAATAATTTTGTTACTTGGTGTTATGGTCATATGCTGGTACTTACACCTCCTGATAAAGTTAATCCTTCTTACAAAACATGGGTTATGGCAGATTTGCCAATGGATCTAACCGAAGTTTCCCACGAAATAAAAACTACGGAAAACGGTTATGTAGAGCGGCAATACAAAATCATTACTGATTTGCTACGAAAATCATCATCGGTGATTAATGCTGGCGATCCTGATGATGAAGGTGAGTTGTTGGTTAGGGAAATTCTTTGGAAAGAAAATTATAATAAGCCTGTTCAGCGATTATTGCTAAATGACCTGAACGTTAATGCAGCAAAGAAAGCGCTTTCAAAATTACAGGACGGTAATTCTGAAAAATTCATGCGTCTTGCGCTAAAAGCTTTAGCCAGGGCTAAAGGCGATCAGATTTATGGTCTTAACATGACGCGCTATTATACGCTTCTAAATCGTCAACATGGCGGCAATGGCAAGCTTACGTGTGGTAGGGTACAAACGCCTATGCTCGGCTTGATAGTTAAGCGCTATGAAGATTTTAAAAACCATGTTAAATCTAATTACTATGATGTTTATTCCAGTCATGACATTTTGAAATCTGTTTATTTAAAACTTATTGCTGATGATAAGTTTGCTACAGATGGAAAAATATTATCTCCAGAAGTGGCGGAAAACATTAAATCAGCATGTGTTATGAAGCCCTCAACTGTGGTTGTTGCGAAAGTGGAGGATAAGCATACGCCACCACCGCTACCTTTTGACCTGTTAGGGCTTCAAGCCTATATGTTAAAAGATAACATTGATCCAACGGAAACAATGGAAATTACTCAAAAGCTACGCTCTAAAGAGATAGCTGCTATTTCCTATAACCGCTCGGATTGTCGTTATCTTACAAGCGATCAATATGATGAAGCACCCGCAACCTTAGAGGCTTTAAAGAAATATATTAGCGGCGGGATACTTGAATCCGTTATTAATAACAACGGTTTCGATATTAAACGTAAAGGTATTGCGTTTAACGATGATAATGTAAGCGCACATACTGGTATCATTCCTTCGGCAGAACCGCGAAATCTTGATAAGCTTACTTCAAAAGAGAAAAAGGTTTATGAAGCTATAGTATTACGCTATCTGCTTCAATTCCTCGATGACAAGAAATACCAATCAGCAAAAGTTATTATCGAGTGTGAAGGTTATCGCTTTGGTGGGAGCGCAACAAAACTCGTTAGCCCTGGCTGGACTGCCCTTGAAGCTGAGGATTCCGATGATGACAGTACAGAGGAAAACACCGATTCGGCTTTTGATGCTATCAGTGCTGTGAACGTGGATGATGTAGGGGTTTGTAATGATGTGCGTGTAGATAAGAAAGAAACCAAACCGCTACCTGTCTACACTATGAAAACCTTCCTTGAAGATTTGAAGCGTGTTAGTCGTTACGTTACCGATCCTCACATCAAACAGCTTTTGTTAAGCAAAGACAAAGGTAAGAAAGGGGAACGTGGCGGTATCGGTACGCCAGCTACGCGAGCAACGATTATCAGTAATCTCGAAAGCACGGGCTATTTCACCGTACAGAACGGGAAACTTATTCCGACAGAGAAAGGTATAGGTTTTATTAAAAACCTCCCTGTAGCGGTTACAGCGCCTGATATGACAGCATTATGGCATGAGCAACAAATGATGATAATGGAGGGTGATCTTGAATTAGGCGATTTCATTATCAATATTAACAATACCGTTAAAGAGCTTATGAACCCTGAGCTTTCACATGGTATCGTTTCTGCTGCTCAAAATTTCGCTGATAATAAACCTGTAGGTAAATGCTTCTGCTGTTCTTCTGAAATGAAGCTAACACCTAAAGTCTATGCTTGTCAGAATGAAGGATGTGGTTTCAAAATTTGGCGTAAAATTTCTGAAAAAGAACTGACAGACAATCAAATGCAATTACTAATGAATGCTGGCAGGACGAAAGTGATTAAAGGCTTTAAATCTAAAGCTGGCAAATCATTTGAGGCAGCGCTTGTAATCGACAAAGAACAAAAACGGGTAACTTTCGAGTTCGCCGCCCGTAAAGCATAA
- a CDS encoding H-NS family histone-like protein, with the protein MSESENVRKVLSNIRSLRAFAREVDFELLKDMAQKFNAVVEELREDAEREAKEREQRDARKRELLEMIASEGFSVEELTGASDTGTTRKKRVVQQVPAKYQFEVNGEMQYWTGRGRKPKAIEEAIAAGKKLDDFLIPDDK; encoded by the coding sequence ATGAGTGAATCTGAAAACGTCCGTAAAGTTCTTTCTAACATTCGTTCATTGAGAGCGTTTGCGCGTGAAGTTGATTTTGAGTTACTTAAGGATATGGCTCAAAAGTTCAACGCGGTAGTTGAAGAACTGCGTGAAGATGCGGAACGTGAAGCTAAAGAGCGTGAACAGCGTGATGCACGTAAACGCGAACTCCTTGAAATGATCGCCAGTGAGGGATTTTCAGTTGAGGAACTAACAGGCGCTTCTGATACGGGTACTACCCGAAAAAAACGGGTGGTACAGCAGGTTCCAGCCAAATATCAGTTTGAAGTTAACGGTGAAATGCAATACTGGACGGGCAGAGGGCGTAAACCTAAAGCTATTGAGGAAGCTATAGCAGCAGGAAAGAAACTGGATGATTTTTTGATTCCTGATGATAAATAA
- a CDS encoding DUF1496 domain-containing protein, producing the protein MIKFLKVAVLLSSTFAASCFAASSPVVDTNAAVVLEQIKTQNAETNALLKELVKQNAGRVSEQAQTSCYFDGKLYTQGAVVDEGKQFCGEENGSPKIRPIEKK; encoded by the coding sequence ATGATCAAATTTTTGAAGGTTGCAGTTCTGCTGAGTAGTACGTTTGCGGCTTCCTGCTTTGCTGCTAGTTCGCCAGTTGTTGATACAAATGCTGCTGTAGTTCTTGAGCAGATCAAAACACAAAACGCCGAAACTAACGCGCTGCTAAAAGAGTTGGTAAAGCAGAACGCAGGGCGGGTATCTGAACAAGCTCAAACATCTTGCTACTTTGACGGCAAGCTATATACACAAGGCGCTGTTGTTGATGAAGGAAAACAGTTCTGTGGCGAGGAAAACGGCTCACCAAAAATCCGGCCAATCGAAAAAAAATAA
- a CDS encoding SprT-like domain-containing protein encodes MKPAIKAYSELQQAYDFFNTTLFNGDLPDMLLTLQRGRNTFGYFAPSRFAGESVLSELAMNPDYFGGRSLADTLSTLCHEMVHVWQHYTPGVKQCRGGYHDRVWGKKMEEVGLMPSNTGMPGGKKTGQQMTHYIIRGGRFQTAVYDLLKNGFSISWYDKWSEGAVIPSKANLDILDDWLKVTDKNDKELISKLTETVSKGKAAIIDGNDDADAGIMIKPPVKGATGRATFCCPECGLKAWAKPSANLMCGDCEVDLIVEGN; translated from the coding sequence ATGAAGCCAGCAATCAAAGCCTATAGCGAACTCCAGCAAGCATACGATTTTTTCAATACAACGCTTTTTAATGGTGATCTGCCGGATATGCTTCTGACTCTACAGCGGGGGCGTAACACCTTCGGCTATTTTGCTCCGTCACGTTTTGCGGGGGAGTCGGTGCTGTCCGAACTGGCGATGAATCCAGATTATTTTGGTGGTCGCTCGCTCGCTGATACGCTCTCTACGCTTTGTCATGAAATGGTTCACGTATGGCAGCATTACACGCCAGGCGTAAAGCAGTGCAGGGGCGGGTATCATGATCGAGTTTGGGGCAAGAAGATGGAAGAAGTAGGTTTGATGCCGTCTAATACGGGAATGCCTGGCGGGAAAAAGACGGGTCAGCAAATGACGCATTACATTATTCGCGGTGGACGTTTTCAGACCGCAGTTTATGACCTGCTTAAAAATGGCTTTTCGATCTCCTGGTATGATAAGTGGTCTGAGGGCGCTGTAATCCCTTCTAAGGCCAATCTCGATATTCTTGATGATTGGCTCAAGGTAACAGACAAAAACGATAAGGAGCTTATCAGCAAGCTTACTGAGACAGTAAGCAAAGGCAAGGCTGCAATTATTGATGGCAATGATGATGCTGATGCAGGGATAATGATTAAACCTCCTGTAAAGGGCGCTACAGGCCGTGCTACGTTCTGCTGCCCTGAGTGCGGTTTGAAAGCGTGGGCGAAACCTAGCGCTAACCTGATGTGCGGTGATTGTGAAGTTGATTTGATTGTTGAGGGGAATTGA